From the Macaca nemestrina isolate mMacNem1 chromosome 7, mMacNem.hap1, whole genome shotgun sequence genome, one window contains:
- the LOC105493243 gene encoding olfactory receptor 4Q2: MDKNQIEVLREFFLSGFSQTSSIEAGLFVLFLFFYVSTWVGNVLIMVTVASDKYLNSSPMYFLLGNLSFLDLCYSTVTTPKLLADFLNHEKLISYDQCIVQLFFLHLVGAAEMFLLTVMAYDRYVAICRPLHYTTVMSRGLCCVLVAASWMGGIVHSTVQTILTIRLPFCGPNQVDNFFCDVPPVIKLACADTFVIELLMVSNSGLISTSSFVVLISSYTTILVKIRSKEGRRKALSTCASHLMVVTLFFGPCIFIYARPFSTFSMDKMVSVLYNVITPMLNPLIYTFRNKEVKSAMQKLWVRTGLMWRDQET; this comes from the coding sequence ATGGATAAAAACCAAATAGAAGTGCTGAGAGAATTTTTCTTGTCAGGCTTCTCACAGACATCATCTATTGAAGCAGGGCTAtttgttctatttcttttcttctatgtgTCCACTTGGGTGGGCAATGTCCTCATCATGGTCACAGTGGCATCTGATAAATACCTGAACTCATCACCCATGTATTTCCTTCTTGGCAACCTCTCATTTCTGGACCTATGTTATTCAACAGTAACGACCCCTAAGCTTCTGGCTGACTTTCTTAATCATGAGAAACTCATTTCCTATGACCAATGCATTGTGCAACTCTTCTTCCTCCATTTAGTAGGGGCAGCTGAGATGTTCCTGCTCACAGTGATGGCCTACGATCGCTATGTTGCAATCTGTCGCCCCCTGCACTACACCACTGTCATGAGTCGGGGGTTATGCTGTGTGTTGGTTGCTGCCTCCTGGATGGGAGGAATTGTGCACTCCACTGTCCAGACCATTCTCACTATCCGTCTACCCTTTTGTGGGCCAAACCAGGTAGACAACTTTTTTTGTGATGTTCCCCCTGTCATCAAACTTGCCTGTGCTGACACTTTTGTCATTGAATTGCTCATGGTATCTAACAGTGGGTTGATCTCCACCAGCTCCTTTGTGGTGTTAATTTCCTCCTACACCACTATCCTAGTCAAGATTCGCTCCAAGGAAGGAAGGCGAAAGGCACTTTCCACGTGTGCCTCTCACCTCATGgtggtaacactgttttttggACCCTGTATTTTCATCTACGCTCGTCCTTTCTCTACATTTTCTATGGACAAGATGGTGTCTGTACTCTACAATGTTATTACACCAATGCTAAACCCCCTCATCTACACATTTCGGAACAAGGAGGTAAAGTCAGCTATGCAGAAGCTCTGGGTCAGAACTGGACTTATGTGGAGAGACCAGGAGACATGA